The stretch of DNA AGAGCAAAGACTTGCTGTTCCTCCAATCGGATATGAGCGGAGTACATCAACGTGAGTTCGTCGAGCGCTCGTTGCAAGCTCCGACGCTGCGACTCGTCGATTCGACCCTGGGCGAGCCATTCACGCCCGAGACGATCAACCAGCGCATGATTGGCTTCGCCGTGGCGGTGGTCGCGCTCCAAGCGGTCCAACTCCGCGATGACTTCGCCGGCTGCCGTGCTCTTGCGGGAGCGGATACGAGGAAATAGCGACTCCTCCTCGTCCGCGGTGTGGCGCGGCGCCGCATTTGCGAAGTAATCGAGCGATGCCTCCAGCGCCCGGCGG from Pirellulales bacterium encodes:
- a CDS encoding hemerythrin domain-containing protein, with translation MMAVNLGDKPLADFSQPIEMLTDCHRRIEHFLGVLTKVSAQFADGDLAAEARRALEASLDYFANAAPRHTADEEESLFPRIRSRKSTAAGEVIAELDRLERDHRHGEANHALVDRLGREWLAQGRIDESQRRSLQRALDELTLMYSAHIRLEEQQVFALASRTLLPEQLRDIGEEMRRRRTLSRPLVMGKGGSP